GGCTTAGGTACAGAAACTTGTACACATTTGTTTTTCTCTTGTCACTACAGTAAAGAGTGTTGCTCTTTGGTTTTACAGTGGTTGGGGTTTCACAGCTCTAGGACTCAACTGTCTGTTTTGCTGAAATGGCTCCACAAGTACTGTAAGAACCCTTTCAAAAGGAGAGTTGCTTATGCTGTTGTGGCCAGCATTGTGTATCAGATATGGAGAGCAACAAATCTGGCTATTTGGGAACAGACAGTTCCTTCTATTGTCAACACTGTGAAATGCATTCAGTATACTGTTACGCACAGGATCTTAAGTATCCTTAGTAAGAAAGTTAGAACTAGAGATAGGGAGTGGCTTCATTCTCTGTAATAGTTGGTCTGTTGCTCTTGTGAGCTCCTGTTTCCTCTCTAGGGCTTGAGGGAgtccttcctagaaggtttGCCTCTCCCCTTTTGAGTGGTTATAATTGTTGTTGAGATTAATATATATAAAACTCTtcttgcttgccaaaaaaaaaagtcttaAAAGTTTTGAAAACAACAGAAAACAAAGGTCCACCCGAGATTAGTTATacaaaacaacaaaaacaaattgTTTCATAGGCATAAAATAAAGATAGGCAGAATGGGATTTAGGCTTGAGATGGGGAACCAGATGTAGCTGTTTCTTCAACAATTGTTTCCTCGACAGCTTCCAGGTTGTCAATCTTTGAAAGAATGGCTGCTCGAGTTGCATTTGCATGATTAGAGTAGTGTTGAAGGTTGGCTTGAAGAGTATTCACAACTTCAACCAAGGAACCCACATGTGCCTGTAGTTGACTAATCTTGTGATCAGTTCTCTTCTGCAGTTCCACCAGGTGAGATACAGTAGCTTTGAGTTCCATGATGTGTTGATCCTTGGAACTCTCAGAAAACCCAGCAAACCCCGAGGAACTACCATATTTTGAAGCAGGTGGCTGAGCTGGAGGAACTGGTCGAGCCAAGGATTGCCTCGAAGTGGTGTTAGCTTTGTTCCTCAGCTTGACTGCTTGAACCAATTCCTCTTTCTTGATAGGAACAACAACCTCAATCTCAGGTTCCTCTACATCATCCTGTTCCACCTGTTCCAATTTGTCAACCTCTACTTCTTTCTCCCCTGTGATATCCATGTACACTGGTCCCCTCGTCTTATTCTCCCTACTAGCTACTCTAATATTCTTCCTTTTTCCATTCTGTGCAACAGCCTTTTTCCTTGGGGAGGAGTGAGGAACTCGAGAGAGTTTAACTCTCAAGGGGGTGAGTTCCTcatcctcctcttcttctttcttctccTCCTTACCACATCTAATGACTTTTCCTTCAACCACTTTTAGTTTTAACAGGGTAAGCATCTCGGATTGAACTATTTGAGTGGATTTTAGGGGCATGGTAGCATATTTGCTTAGATCAACCGAGAAACTCTCAAAGATTGAGGTGAGTAGTGAGGAATAGGGTATTTTGTATTTAGGGATGCAGGTGGAgaggtgtttgatcatgataGCCGGAAAATTAATTGGAATTTTTCGTTTAAGACAGTACATTAGGCATGCATCAGAAAGACTTGCAATGTTCCTCTTTTAGGTGCGAGGAACTATGCCTCTccaaacaatattaaacaggaGTTTTTGTAAAGGAGAAAAGGTGTTTTGTTGTGTGGATGTAGAGATTTTACAGTCCCCCCAAATTGACCCAACAATGTCATTCTCACTGACAGTTCCTATAGTCACCTTAACTTGACCTTTAACCTAGTCATCAAATCCTGAATTGGGAGTTCCAAACAGTTTCTCCAAATACACATCATCAAATTCAATTTTAGTTCCATTGACCACGCTGGAACACACATTATCAACACACGAAAAGTTTTTGCAGAACTCTTTCATTGCACCAGGAATTAAAGGGGATTTAGCATAAACACTCAACAAGCTTACCCATTGTTGTTGCTCGAGAAGTTCAGtcaatttgttgaattttgtagCCTCACACCAAGTCGAGTTAATTGCGAACCCTTCCACCAAGTTGCTCTCTTTTGCCGTTAGTTTTGCCGGGCTGTTTCCTTCCCCCTGAGTTCGAGGACTCTCCGGTGCTTCCTCGATCTCCTCGATCTTATCGTCGGAATTCTCAACACGGAATTTTTTGGTTTTTCTGGTGGGTGATTGAGGATTAGGGTTTGGGGTGGTCATTTCCTCATCGGAGTTGACGTGTTCCCCTTGAGTGAGTGCAAGAACTGGGGTGTGCATCTGAAGGGGAATTGGGGATTGCATGGGTGAGGTGTCCATGGGAACTGGggaagatgggtttcttttgcGTTTGAGGTTGGTGAGATCGGTGTTGTGACTGGTGAGTACCATGGTGGAGTCGTTCTTATAGGAGGGTGGTTTGATGGTGGCAGAGGAGAAGACATGTGAGAGAGGTGAAAAATGTGGAGATGGAGAGTGAATGGGGGAGATGAGGGGTTCCTTCTATTTAATGCCAATGGGAACCGAGGAAATACTTTGAATTGGGTGACCttgtttttaaattttgaaaatcagttttaaattcaagaacaaaaaattaaaaataaaaaataaataaaaaagtttaacaGACTTGCTTAATCTTTGTATCTAGTATTTCTAATTTTAAGGATAATAGCTTATCGATTATATTTGTTGCGTAAGTAGATCGTctacgatggtaagcttcaactatgtttgcacacgtAAAGTTGTGTTCGTAATAATCTATATGTACCACAGTTTTTGTTTTTGCCTTGGAGGAACTTCAATTGCAAATTACCTTAGTTTGATCATCCCAAGTTCCATCCTCATTTTCTCGTGTTTCTCCCTGTttaaaggcttagttaaaatgtcagcaatttggtgatcagtttggcaaaaatctaatttaattaagcctttctcaacattatctttaaggaaatggtgtctaatgtggatgtgtttgacccgggaatgatgaaccgtatcttttgaaatacaaatagcactagtgttatcacaatagataggaacacaatcatagataataccaaaatctcttaactgttgttttatccatagtatttgtgagcaacaagctgcagcagctacgtactcagcttcagctgtggatagagcaacagtgttctgtttcttggaaccccaagaaaccatgcatggacctaggaactgtaccatacctgatgtgctttttctatttaccaagtcacctgcataatcagcatcagcatatccttttaactcgaatgatccacttcttggatagaataggcataggtcatcagttcctttgagatatcttagtattctttttacAGCAGTTAAGTGGGACTCCTTTTGATTAGATTGAAaccttgcacatagtcc
This Spinacia oleracea cultivar Varoflay chromosome 6, BTI_SOV_V1, whole genome shotgun sequence DNA region includes the following protein-coding sequences:
- the LOC110800843 gene encoding uncharacterized protein → MAWAIAQKQDNLWVKWVHAVYVKQKDWLVYRPSVAASWAIKYICKVHWHSYVLNRFTLPKHRITLWLALQDRLRTRDRLHTYGVINDDQCALCGLGTETCTHLFFSCHYSKECCSLVLQWLGFHSSRTQLSVLLKWLHKYCKNPFKRRVAYAVVASIVYQIWRATNLAIWEQTVPSIVNTVKCIQYTVTHRILSILSKKVRTRDREWLHSL